The sequence ATCCTTTGCCTGCTTGTAGGCATTCTTTGCCTTTATCAATTCTGACTCTGCAGCTGAGAGTTCAGCCTCTGCCCTGAGAAGGGCAGTCTTGGTGACTTCTCCAACCTTCAGTCGTATCTCTGCAGCCTTTCTATGTTTTAAAAGTCTTCGAACCTGACTTTCTCCTATTTCCACATTTCGTCTGCCCTTGAGGACATCAAAATAGACAGAAGCTACCTGAAATAGATAATCTTCCTTGAAGAATGATAGCGACTTTCTTTCTGCCTCGACTTGCCCTTTGGCTATCTCAAGACCAGCAATGTTTCTTCCTCCTGTAAAAAGAGGCTGTTCAATTCTGAGCCCCCATGATGAACTTTCCTCTGGCTGTATTATGCTACCTGCCGAGCTCCTTCTATCCTGTGTATATCTCGTGTAGTTGCTGAATGCTGTAAATTTAGGAAGCAACGCTGAGAGTGCCTTTTCTTTTCCTCGTTCTGCTATAAAGAACTCTTCCTCGGCAATCATTATTCTTTCACTGTTTTTCAATGCAAGAGCGAAAAGATCGTTTAGTGTTAAATCTGTACTATGAGTTACACTTGCAAAAACAACTATATGGATAAACAACAAAATAGTAATTAAAAAAAATCTTCTCATCTTTCTACCTCCCGGATACGAGGCTTCTTATATAAAAATTAATGATGGATTTTAAATTATATGGGGTAGGCTCTTTTGAAACATTCATTAGCTTATAAAAAGCAGCACCACGTATGAGGTCCATAAGGAAATATGCGACATATCGCGGCTCTGTCCTTTTAAACTTACCCTGTTTGATCCCCTCTTTTATTATGCCTGATAATATCTCTATGAGTTTTTCTTTCTTCTCATACATCAATCTGTTTAATTCATCACCTGAACCAATACATGTCATAGGTCGTTCCGCCAGAAATACCCTGAGAAAGTTCCTCTCCTTCTCGATAAATGATAATTGTATCTTTACAATAGCCTCAAGTTTCTTGGTAATAGCATCATTTTTGTTGACTTCCTTCTCTATTGCATCTATCACCCTGTCCATTACATCCAGTAGTGCTGATGAAAAGAGTTCATCTTTGTTCTTGAAATAGATATAGACCGTTCCCTTTGCTACGCCAGCTTTCTCTGCTATCTCTTCAATGGTAGCCTTTTCCCAGCCCTTTTTAGCTATGACCTTACGGGCAGCCTTAAGTATTTCACTTATGCGGTATTTCTGAATTATCTTATGTCGTACCATAATGACCTAATAGTCATTTTTATGACCTAATAGTCATTTTACAGAACAGAGTCATTAAATGTCAATGGAAAAATAAAAGGTGGTACTCTCAGGGATGAGGTGATTTCCACTGAACCAAAGATAAATTATGATTTCTTTGAGGTTACAGCATGAAAGGTACTATAAATCTGCTGGAGATTCTTGCTACCACAATTAGGGCATTGGACATCTCCCTGCTCTTTTTCTTTAAATGATAGAAATGCTGTAAAAACTCTGTTGCAGTCAAGACACTTATATTCATAGGCTGGCATGACTACACACCTCCTTTTTGATACATGTTTTTATATTGTCATTGCGAGCGATAGCGAAGCAATCTCTAAATGTTGTAATTGATTCATTGCTCAATCTCCTCGCAATGACACTTTTAACTTCTTAAATTCCTTCAGGAAGTACTCTATACTCTGTTCATCTATGAGACAGAAATTTACCTCTTTGAGCGACGATTCAGGATTTTTATTAAGATATCTAAC comes from Nitrospirota bacterium and encodes:
- a CDS encoding TetR/AcrR family transcriptional regulator translates to MVRHKIIQKYRISEILKAARKVIAKKGWEKATIEEIAEKAGVAKGTVYIYFKNKDELFSSALLDVMDRVIDAIEKEVNKNDAITKKLEAIVKIQLSFIEKERNFLRVFLAERPMTCIGSGDELNRLMYEKKEKLIEILSGIIKEGIKQGKFKRTEPRYVAYFLMDLIRGAAFYKLMNVSKEPTPYNLKSIINFYIRSLVSGR
- a CDS encoding zinc ribbon domain-containing protein, whose protein sequence is MPAYEYKCLDCNRVFTAFLSFKEKEQGDVQCPNCGSKNLQQIYSTFHAVTSKKS